A DNA window from Macrobrachium rosenbergii isolate ZJJX-2024 chromosome 41, ASM4041242v1, whole genome shotgun sequence contains the following coding sequences:
- the LOC136826659 gene encoding zwei Ig domain protein zig-8-like: MPTAWILRCLLIFCLTKVSLMVVVVESKVRVDARNSNTKEGEDEPLVVPEFDPNEPKEPHFAEDSPKQVVASVGSPAHIPCKPRNLGAKSVSWIRHRDLHVLTVGSFTFTNDERFSAHRDATTGDWILVIRRPTTADSGFYECSISTKPVTAIAVKLNVVVPTVELVGDGEIYLDRGSTLNLTCVVHFTPTPPEFILWYHRDKLVNYGKPGRAISVETTHDGDTTRSSLLVHNATMWDSGKYACKPSNAPRVSRMVHVLRSETPAAMQTTTSSAPRARSSLTLFVSFHLITLSSFFISYSHSLFR, from the exons ATGCCAACGGCGTGGATATTACGCTGCCTGCTTATCTTTTGTTTAACAA AGGTCAGCctcatggtggtggtggtggagagcAAAGTGAGGGTGGACGCCCGCAACAGCAACACGAAGGAGGGCGAAGACGAGCCCCTCGTGGTCCCCGAATTCGACCCTAATGAGCCGAAGGAACCTCATTTCGCTGAGGATTCCCCGAAGCAAGTGGTGGCCTCAGTGGGGTCCCCCGCCCACATACCGTGCAAGCCCAGGAACCTGGGTGCGAAGTCG GTTTCGTGGATTCGTCACCGCGACCTCCACGTTCTGACGGTGGGTTCGTTCACATTCACGAACGACGAGAGATTCTCTGCCCACCGCGATGCCACCACAGGGGACTGGATCTTGGTCATTCGCAGACCCACGACTGCTGATTCCGGCTTTTACGAGTGCTCCATCTCCACAAAGCCGGTCACGGCAATTGCTGTGAAACTCAACGTAGTTG TGCCAACAGTGGAACTTGTGGGCGACGGCGAGATCTACCTTGACAGGGGCAGCACATTAAACCTAACGTGTGTTGTTCATTTCACCCCAACCCCACCCGagttcatcttgtggtatcataGGGATAAG CTCGTGAACTATGGCAAACCAGGTCGAGCCATTAGCGTCGAAACGACGCACGACGGAGACACTACGAGGTCCTCTTTGCTCGTTCATAATGCGACGATGTGGGACTCTGGGAAGTACGCCTGTAAGCCTTCAAATGCTCCCCGAGTCTCCAGAATGGTCCATGTTCTGAGGA GCGAAACTCCAGCAGCCATGCAAACCACCACCAGCAGTGCTCCGCGTGCAAGAAGCTCCCTCACGCTCTTCGTTTCATTCCACCTCATAACTCTCTCTTCGTTCTTCATATCCTACTCTCATTCCTTATTCAGATAA